Proteins encoded by one window of Campylobacter concisus:
- a CDS encoding aryl-sulfate sulfotransferase, with product MNSVTIYLLLAFFAALILYFQIQKLTRKLDEEGAVPAYQKAAQEVLENLSNAEKYPKFCNVIFKKINALRQDILFEDALNSESDKDKALDALEQIREKLETLSKQENLSWESELFAILDELDGFVKINFKNGENRAEELREELKREFDGL from the coding sequence ATGAATAGCGTAACGATTTATTTGCTGCTTGCGTTTTTTGCGGCGCTTATTTTATATTTTCAGATACAAAAACTAACCAGAAAGCTCGACGAAGAGGGGGCGGTGCCAGCTTATCAAAAGGCTGCGCAAGAGGTTTTAGAAAATTTAAGCAATGCTGAGAAATATCCAAAATTTTGCAACGTAATATTTAAAAAAATAAACGCCTTAAGGCAAGATATTTTATTTGAAGATGCGCTAAATAGTGAGTCTGATAAAGATAAAGCATTAGATGCCTTAGAGCAAATAAGAGAAAAATTAGAAACTTTATCAAAGCAAGAGAATTTAAGCTGGGAGAGCGAACTCTTTGCGATCTTGGATGAGCTCGATGGCTTTGTAAAGATAAATTTCAAAAACGGCGAAAATAGAGCCGAAGAGCTAAGAGAGGAGCTAAAGAGAGAATTTGATGGGTTGTGA
- the rarD gene encoding EamA family transporter RarD: MLALSAFFMWGFLAVYFNLFSKDVDAYEILAHRIIWSFFLMAAVLCINGKMGEIFTLLKDIRSLKILFLSGIFITTNWGVYVYAVSNGKILDTSLGYFINPLISMLLGVIIFKERLNKSGILAICIVVLAISVQIYAQGGLPLVSIILPLSFGFYAAVRKMAKISAFNGLFIETFFMFPFALAYVFYIAFLGKSHFGLNEDSLLMIASSIVTIVPLVAFNAAATRINLTTIGYLQYISPTIAILCAVFIYGENLDGYKVISFCMIWLALAIISIDKFRKRSKYE, encoded by the coding sequence ATTCTCGCGCTTAGCGCCTTTTTTATGTGGGGATTTTTGGCGGTTTATTTCAACCTATTTAGCAAAGATGTCGATGCTTATGAAATTTTAGCCCACAGGATCATCTGGTCATTTTTCTTGATGGCGGCAGTGCTTTGCATTAATGGCAAAATGGGCGAAATTTTTACTTTACTTAAAGATATTCGTTCGCTAAAAATCCTATTTTTGAGTGGCATATTTATCACCACAAACTGGGGCGTTTATGTCTATGCTGTTAGCAATGGAAAAATTCTTGACACAAGCCTGGGCTATTTTATAAATCCACTAATAAGCATGCTCCTTGGTGTTATCATCTTTAAAGAAAGGCTAAATAAAAGCGGAATTTTAGCCATTTGTATAGTCGTTTTAGCTATTAGCGTACAAATTTATGCCCAAGGCGGATTGCCATTAGTTTCCATTATCTTGCCGCTTTCATTTGGATTTTACGCAGCAGTTAGAAAGATGGCAAAGATTAGCGCATTTAACGGGCTTTTTATAGAGACGTTTTTTATGTTCCCATTTGCACTTGCCTACGTTTTTTACATAGCATTTTTGGGCAAAAGCCACTTTGGACTAAACGAAGACTCACTTTTAATGATCGCTTCAAGCATCGTAACTATCGTGCCGCTTGTCGCTTTTAATGCAGCCGCAACAAGGATAAATTTAACAACGATTGGCTACTTGCAATACATCTCGCCAACCATCGCGATCCTTTGTGCGGTATTCATTTACGGCGAAAATTTAGACGGCTACAAAGTCATCTCGTTTTGCATGATCTGGCTGGCACTTGCGATAATTAGCATAGATAAATTTAGAAAAAGGAGTAAATATGAATAG
- a CDS encoding NAD(P)/FAD-dependent oxidoreductase → MANIYDLIVVGGGPCGIASVVEAKRNGLSNVLLLEKGDNHSQTIRKFYKDNKRVDKEYKGQDSTIHGLVSFEDGTKESTLDYFDKLLDSENIEAFFNSEVESVKKEGEIFKVTTSKAVYEAKNVMVSIGKMGRPNKPDYKIPPSLNSVVNFNLDNCTNGEKVLVVGGGNSAVEYAIELCQYNKTTIAYRKDKFSRVNETNLSALWELEKHNKIKVRLNHDITEIDNESGKVRVHYENGKIRVYDRVVYAIGGSSPVDFLQKCQIKTDEKGTPIVDSNYQSSVPGLYVGGDIVLKNGGSIVVGLNHAHSVIKDILKGKAQA, encoded by the coding sequence ATGGCAAATATTTATGATCTAATAGTAGTTGGCGGCGGACCTTGTGGCATAGCTAGCGTAGTAGAGGCAAAAAGAAATGGCTTAAGTAATGTTTTGCTCCTTGAAAAAGGCGACAACCACAGCCAAACGATCAGAAAATTTTATAAAGACAATAAACGCGTAGATAAAGAGTATAAAGGGCAAGATAGCACGATACATGGGCTAGTTTCGTTTGAAGATGGCACAAAAGAGAGTACGCTTGATTATTTTGACAAGCTACTTGACTCTGAGAATATCGAGGCGTTTTTTAACTCTGAGGTCGAAAGCGTAAAAAAAGAGGGCGAAATTTTTAAAGTAACTACCTCAAAAGCTGTCTATGAAGCCAAAAACGTGATGGTCTCGATCGGCAAAATGGGACGACCAAACAAACCTGACTATAAGATCCCGCCATCACTAAATTCAGTTGTAAATTTTAACCTTGATAACTGCACAAACGGCGAAAAAGTGCTAGTTGTGGGCGGTGGCAACTCTGCGGTTGAGTACGCTATCGAGCTTTGTCAGTATAACAAAACTACGATCGCTTACAGAAAAGATAAATTTAGCCGTGTAAATGAGACAAATTTAAGCGCACTTTGGGAGCTTGAGAAGCATAATAAAATAAAAGTAAGGCTAAATCACGATATAACCGAGATCGATAATGAATCAGGCAAGGTAAGAGTGCATTATGAAAATGGCAAAATCCGTGTCTATGACAGGGTTGTCTATGCGATCGGTGGCTCAAGTCCGGTGGATTTTTTACAAAAATGTCAGATAAAAACTGATGAGAAAGGCACTCCGATAGTTGATAGCAATTACCAAAGTAGCGTGCCAGGACTATATGTGGGAGGCGACATCGTTTTAAAAAATGGCGGCTCGATAGTAGTCGGACTAAATCACGCTCATAGCGTTATCAAAGATATCTTAAAAGGCAAGGCACAAGCTTGA
- a CDS encoding vesicular transport factor Uso1p has protein sequence MINKIALAIVCLIVGFSLSFLKFQKEDETPKDTNQTIYSINFDDLPEEEKQRYVSKDDLYEYGGYITPKSYMQNFVDDKDLNLSDNVKELQEQVRELSKKNEILAADNVDMSEKNLDFISKISEMKRNIENEKNEIVEKNQKALGELEAQHFENIQALTKRLNEAQADMIESSKAYEKKIIDLENAINDARNGDESKLKDAKASFNKFKESFEANYTALKEQNNELNATLAQKEALIKEYEKAQNEKDRGEKKEILLLKEEIERVKNDANTQKFSYEKEINALNDGFETQKSVMEDELSKKANKIIDLQEALESNKTALKDRIYELEEIKKNLNSKDLMAQSYNGKNLELNASLAALHKSFYDLKQKSLKSEQENKLANENISSLKKELERANALNKKLEKQNLDANSTLNELSKKLNLSEESLKNTRDELKTLDTKTNKFLKTLFEQNQTISLQTQKLGLNDSELKNLSAKINLKDEKIKELENNLTQTSQMLAAKQSELEAQKRTLKIDMQNYEILRQQINILQKKIADTSALFADSNKSGGKNLLSLQNELESAKHKLNESNKTIERLNSKINELSSSSAKGSPVNAKIIELQKDIEQNLNRQDELENENVNLKNILQATTKPETPTKLVLISSLECDDMDAKDKISVMCKNRVSEFLQRFNSNYLYEIIPIVDKKNFVIPSNVAQSIKKDDLGRLNNYVNYGVGKERAKAAAELIKEEFGDFARISFSSEVIVKDVTRGFIIKVYR, from the coding sequence TTGATAAATAAAATCGCACTAGCTATTGTTTGTCTGATAGTTGGCTTTTCTCTCTCGTTTTTGAAATTTCAAAAAGAGGACGAGACGCCAAAAGATACTAATCAAACGATTTATTCTATAAATTTTGATGATCTCCCCGAAGAAGAGAAGCAAAGATATGTAAGCAAAGACGATCTTTACGAGTATGGCGGCTACATCACGCCAAAGAGCTACATGCAAAATTTTGTTGATGACAAGGATCTAAATTTATCAGACAATGTAAAAGAGCTTCAAGAGCAAGTGCGCGAGCTAAGCAAAAAAAATGAAATTTTGGCCGCTGATAATGTCGATATGAGCGAGAAAAATTTAGACTTCATAAGCAAAATTTCAGAGATGAAAAGAAATATCGAAAATGAAAAAAACGAGATAGTAGAAAAAAATCAAAAGGCTCTTGGCGAGCTTGAGGCGCAACACTTTGAAAATATCCAAGCTTTGACAAAGCGCCTAAATGAAGCGCAAGCTGATATGATAGAGAGCTCAAAGGCTTATGAGAAAAAGATAATCGACCTTGAAAATGCGATAAATGACGCTAGAAATGGCGATGAGAGCAAACTTAAAGATGCCAAGGCCAGCTTTAATAAATTTAAAGAGAGCTTCGAGGCAAACTACACCGCTTTAAAAGAGCAAAATAACGAGCTAAATGCGACACTTGCGCAAAAAGAAGCTCTTATAAAAGAGTATGAAAAAGCTCAAAATGAAAAAGATAGAGGCGAGAAAAAAGAAATTTTGCTTTTAAAAGAGGAGATCGAGCGAGTTAAAAACGACGCTAACACTCAAAAATTTAGTTATGAAAAAGAGATAAATGCGCTAAATGATGGCTTTGAGACGCAAAAGAGCGTTATGGAGGATGAGCTTTCTAAGAAGGCAAATAAGATAATCGACTTGCAGGAGGCTCTTGAGTCAAATAAGACTGCACTAAAAGATAGAATTTACGAGCTTGAAGAGATCAAGAAAAACCTAAACTCAAAGGATCTAATGGCACAAAGCTATAATGGCAAAAATTTAGAGCTAAATGCCTCGCTTGCGGCGCTTCATAAAAGCTTTTATGATCTTAAACAAAAGAGCCTAAAAAGCGAGCAAGAGAACAAGCTTGCAAATGAAAATATAAGCTCGCTTAAAAAAGAGCTTGAGAGGGCAAATGCTCTAAATAAAAAGCTTGAAAAGCAAAATTTAGACGCAAACTCAACTCTAAATGAGCTAAGCAAAAAGCTAAATTTAAGTGAAGAGAGCCTTAAAAATACAAGAGATGAGCTAAAGACGCTTGATACAAAGACAAATAAATTTTTAAAAACTTTGTTTGAGCAAAATCAAACTATCTCTTTGCAGACCCAAAAGCTTGGTTTAAATGACAGCGAGTTAAAAAATTTAAGTGCAAAGATAAATTTAAAAGATGAAAAGATAAAAGAGCTAGAAAATAATCTCACGCAAACAAGCCAAATGCTAGCAGCAAAGCAAAGTGAGCTAGAAGCTCAAAAAAGGACGCTAAAGATCGATATGCAAAATTATGAAATTTTGCGTCAGCAAATAAATATTTTGCAAAAAAAGATAGCCGATACGTCGGCTCTTTTTGCTGATAGTAATAAAAGTGGTGGTAAAAATTTACTAAGCTTACAAAATGAGCTAGAGAGTGCAAAACATAAGTTAAACGAGAGCAATAAGACGATTGAAAGGTTAAATTCTAAAATAAATGAACTTAGCTCATCTAGCGCAAAAGGAAGTCCAGTAAATGCCAAAATCATCGAACTTCAAAAAGATATCGAGCAAAATTTAAATAGACAAGATGAGCTTGAAAATGAAAATGTGAATTTAAAAAATATCTTGCAAGCGACAACTAAGCCAGAGACGCCAACAAAGCTAGTTTTGATCTCCAGCCTTGAGTGTGATGACATGGACGCAAAAGATAAGATTAGCGTGATGTGTAAGAATAGAGTGAGCGAATTTTTGCAAAGATTTAACTCAAACTACCTTTATGAGATAATTCCGATCGTAGATAAGAAAAATTTTGTCATCCCGTCAAATGTGGCGCAAAGTATCAAAAAAGACGATCTTGGCAGGCTAAATAACTATGTAAATTATGGCGTTGGTAAAGAGCGCGCAAAGGCAGCAGCCGAGCTTATAAAAGAGGAATTTGGCGATTTTGCAAGGATAAGCTTTAGCTCAGAAGTGATCGTAAAAGACGTAACGCGCGGCTTTATCATCAAGGTATATAGATGA
- the rarD gene encoding EamA family transporter RarD produces MIKGIFYSLLASVLFNCIYYMSVLMNPISTQALIGYRMIFAMPFVIAAIFLLKQQRNFKFLLLKIKLKPKILLVLLATSLIVSFQMWLYLWAPSNGAALKVSIGYLIMPIVMVLFGRIFFKEHLSKTKLASIFFAAIGVFSTAVISGGISWESAVVFCLYPVYFTIRKYYNLANFSSFVIEIIFMFLFSFYFALTADMDYVMSQNPNIYYLLILLGAISGIALIAQILSSTLVPINVLGLLTYFEPIMMLFVSFAIGERLEKSSYFLMICLAISVTLLMIDSINSIKGDKNTKTK; encoded by the coding sequence ATGATAAAAGGCATTTTTTATTCGCTTTTGGCATCAGTTTTATTTAACTGCATCTACTACATGTCAGTGCTCATGAACCCCATCAGCACGCAAGCTCTTATTGGATACCGCATGATCTTTGCCATGCCTTTTGTCATCGCCGCCATTTTTTTGTTAAAACAGCAGCGAAATTTCAAATTTTTACTTCTAAAAATAAAGCTAAAACCTAAAATTTTACTAGTTTTGCTTGCTACCTCGCTCATCGTCTCATTTCAGATGTGGCTCTATCTCTGGGCTCCAAGTAACGGCGCAGCGCTAAAAGTCTCGATAGGCTACCTCATCATGCCAATAGTCATGGTCCTTTTTGGACGGATATTTTTCAAAGAGCACCTCTCAAAAACAAAGTTAGCATCGATATTTTTCGCTGCCATTGGCGTCTTTAGCACAGCAGTCATTAGTGGTGGCATCTCGTGGGAGAGCGCTGTAGTTTTTTGCCTTTATCCAGTCTATTTTACCATTAGAAAGTACTACAACCTTGCAAATTTCTCAAGCTTTGTTATCGAGATAATTTTTATGTTTTTATTCTCATTTTATTTTGCGCTCACAGCCGATATGGACTACGTAATGAGCCAAAATCCAAACATCTACTATCTGCTCATCTTGCTTGGTGCTATCAGCGGCATAGCCCTCATCGCCCAGATCCTCTCAAGCACGCTCGTGCCGATAAATGTACTAGGTTTGCTTACATATTTTGAGCCTATAATGATGCTTTTTGTCTCATTTGCCATCGGCGAGAGACTGGAGAAAAGCTCATACTTTTTGATGATCTGCCTAGCCATCTCTGTCACGCTTTTGATGATAGATAGTATAAATTCTATAAAAGGCGACAAAAATACCAAGACTAAATGA
- a CDS encoding class II 3-deoxy-7-phosphoheptulonate synthase: MTWNRDSWREFNILQQPTYPNLKELKEAEEKLKALPPLVFAGEARSLKNELAKVCNGEAFLLQGGDCAESFANFNANNIRDMFKVLLQMAIVLTFAGGCPVVKVGRVAGQFAKPRSSDYEEVNGVKLPSYRGDIINGFEFDEKARVADPKRMIEAYYQSASTMNLLRAFSRGGLADLHQVHKWNLGFVKKPEIGEKYAKLADDLTKTLSFMAACGITSANTPAINQTAVYTSHEALLLPYEEALTRVDSLSGEWYDCSAHMLWIGERTRGINDAHVHFLSGVKNPIGVKIGPSAKAEDVIALANKLNPENEAGRLNVIIRMGADKIGENLPKILRELKREGLNIVYSIDPMHGNTVKASNNYKTREFSKILSEVRSFFEIHKAEGTRAGGVHLEMTGKDVTECTGGALNITESSLKERYETQCDPRLNADQALELAFLMADLVKKA; encoded by the coding sequence ATGACTTGGAACAGAGATAGTTGGAGAGAATTTAATATCTTGCAACAACCAACTTATCCAAATTTAAAAGAGCTAAAAGAGGCTGAAGAAAAACTAAAAGCACTTCCGCCTTTGGTATTTGCTGGTGAGGCTAGAAGTCTTAAAAATGAGCTTGCAAAAGTTTGCAATGGCGAGGCATTTTTGCTTCAAGGTGGCGACTGCGCTGAGAGCTTTGCAAATTTTAACGCAAACAACATCAGAGATATGTTTAAGGTCTTACTTCAAATGGCGATAGTTTTAACCTTTGCTGGTGGCTGTCCAGTAGTCAAAGTAGGCCGCGTAGCAGGGCAGTTTGCAAAGCCTAGAAGTAGCGATTATGAAGAGGTAAATGGCGTTAAGTTGCCAAGCTATAGAGGTGACATCATAAATGGCTTTGAATTTGACGAAAAGGCTAGAGTTGCCGACCCAAAACGCATGATAGAGGCCTACTATCAAAGTGCTTCTACGATGAACCTCTTAAGAGCCTTTTCAAGAGGAGGTTTGGCAGACCTTCATCAGGTGCATAAGTGGAATTTAGGCTTTGTTAAAAAGCCAGAGATCGGCGAGAAATACGCAAAACTAGCTGACGATCTAACAAAAACTCTATCTTTCATGGCAGCTTGTGGCATCACTTCGGCAAATACCCCAGCGATAAATCAAACAGCAGTCTATACATCTCACGAGGCGCTACTTTTGCCTTATGAAGAGGCGCTAACTAGGGTTGATAGCCTTAGTGGCGAGTGGTACGACTGCTCAGCTCACATGCTTTGGATAGGCGAGAGGACGCGCGGCATAAACGACGCTCACGTGCATTTTTTAAGTGGTGTGAAAAACCCTATCGGCGTAAAGATCGGACCAAGCGCAAAAGCTGAAGATGTCATTGCTCTTGCAAATAAGCTAAATCCAGAAAATGAAGCTGGCAGACTAAATGTGATAATCAGAATGGGCGCTGATAAGATCGGCGAAAATTTACCAAAAATTTTAAGAGAGCTAAAGCGCGAGGGGCTAAATATCGTTTATAGCATCGATCCTATGCATGGCAACACAGTTAAAGCCTCGAACAACTACAAAACTCGTGAATTTAGTAAAATTTTAAGCGAGGTTAGAAGCTTTTTTGAAATTCATAAAGCTGAGGGCACAAGAGCAGGTGGCGTGCATCTTGAGATGACTGGCAAAGATGTGACTGAGTGCACTGGTGGCGCGCTAAACATCACTGAAAGCTCGCTAAAAGAGAGATATGAGACGCAGTGCGATCCAAGACTAAATGCCGATCAGGCTTTAGAGCTTGCATTTTTGATGGCTGATCTAGTAAAAAAAGCTTAA